In Lodderomyces beijingensis strain CBS 14171 genome assembly, chromosome: 3, the genomic window ATAGTAATGAACATGTATTTTTCCAGATAAACCCCTTGATTGAGGTCTGAATTGAGAATGTATAGTTAGTCATGCGAACATGcgtctctctcttttcgATGATTGTCTCTTCAAGCCAACACCTGAAGGCAAAGGAAAGGCAATTGGGATTGTGGGTGAGGGTGGTGGAGTAAGTAGGTGTTTTGCAAGAGATAACGCGTCTCCACCTTTTGTCTATTTTTTCACGCGATTCAATTTTTGACCACACCAAAACACCATCCTTATCCGTTGTTTGGCAGCTTCTATCACACAACAGCATGGCTCCGGCTCGTACGTCTCGCAGAAGCTCCAAAACGCACAGTGACGCCTACTCAAGGCCTTCGAGCGGGTCGCTCCTGTTTGATAAACCGATACTTAGCACAATCAAGAGATCAATCAGCACTAAGGAGCAGCTTGCCAGAGTCAGTGAACTACACGAAAAGCTCTCCAATTTAGAAGATGCAGAAGTCGACGATTTGGACTCGCTTAGGCCCTATGCTTTAGAGCTCATTGacaagaaattgctcaATCACACAAGCGTCGGCGTCCAGGCATTTGTCTGCTGTTGCATTGCGGATATTCTTCGGTTGTTTGCACCCAATGCCCCATATTCGGAGGAAGAGTTGTCTGAACTCTTCAAAGCCTTTATCAAGCAATTCTCGAGAATCGGCTCGGCCAAGAACGATAAACCTCAATTCTACCCTCAATATGTATACTTGCTCAAAAGGATTGCGGAAACAAAAACTTTTATTTTGATGATGGATCTACCAGACTCGGGTTCGTTGATCGAgctgttttttcaaacattCTATGGAGTAGCAACAAAAGAATCGTTCCCGCTGGAATTGGAGACGCTTGTGGCTGACATTCTCACTGAAATCACCAACGAGTCAGAGAATATTCCGCACGAGATTGTCAAATTGATCCTTGGCAAATTTACTTTGCATGAAGCCAAATCGGGCGCGCTAGCAAACCAAGTATCTTCGCCAGAGTTTAACTTTTCGCTTTCAATCTGCGAGGGCAATGTCGATCGAATGTCACGTTCCGTTGCTCAATATTTTTCAGAAATATTGTATCGCAACGTGACTCTTttggaacaacaacaacaaccagaCAGCGAGGATTCGACAAGGAAAGATTATGGAAAGGGGAAAATAAGAGCAGAAGCAATGGAGGTGCTTACAAATATCCACCGTTTATCTGTTCAAATATGGAAGTTTGTTCCCTCCATCATGTCTTCCGTGATGTCGTTGCTTGAGGATGAGCTAAATGCCAGCGAAGAGAAAGTTCGAGCTTTGGCTACAAAAAGTATTGGAGAAATGTTGGGCTCCGCTCCTCTTAACTCCAGCGTGCCGCACCTCAAAgtaaactttttcatcattcaTAAATCCACTTGGGCGGCGTGGTTGCGCAAGCCAATGGATGTATCGGCTCTCGTGCGGAGTCTGTGGGTAACCCTGCTTCCAGAGATTTGGAAGCATAAtcaattttcaacgacGCAGACCAATCAGCAGATTACTGctgagttgaaaaaatgccTGGTGGACTCGGACCACAAGGTAAGAGAAGCCACGTGCCAGACCATAGCCAAAATACCATTTAGAACATTGGTTTCGAAAGTGTTGGACGAGTCGGTAATGACGACGTTGTTTCAGCTTATGAGAGAGAAGCATAAATCAATCAGGAGCATCGCGATTGACACATTGGGATCGATTTACAAAAGCTATATTGATTCTCAAATGGCTTCCAACCCCTTCCCAATCGACGTTGCATTGGAGCGTTGTATACTCGATATTCCAAACCAGATTTTGCATTTGGTATACATCAATGATAAAAACATCAATGCCTTGGTAGACTTGTcgttgtttgaaaaattggtgCCAGTTGCTGAGACCAACTCCGTGATCAGGGTGGAGAAATTGGTCCGTTTCTTTAAAGTTCTCGACCGCAAGGGGAAAGAAGCATTTAAAGCAATCAATGGCAGACAGGGCAAGTTTAGCTCGGTGGTTTTGAGTTTGATGCAGCTTGCCGACGAATGCGTCAGGGCAAATTCAATacaggagaaggaaaacaGACCATCTTCCGACGAGATCAAGTCAAATTGCGTCAAAAttgacaagatcttgaactGGTTGTGTGCTTCTTTTGCCGACGACTGCAACACCTACCCATGTTTGGAAAGATTGGTAAAGCTCAATAGAGCAAGATTCTACAATCTCATCAAGATTTGCATCTCCTGCGAATCCGACATGAAAATAATCAATAACGCACTCAATGAACTATTAACAAAAGTGTCCGAGCCAAAGAATATAAAGCTAGGCGACGTGTTTGGGGTCAGTGCCACCGACATGGTGTTTaacatcaagttgttgttgcttcgAAGTTCACCTGTAATTTACAACACGTCAAACGTTGAGCAATTGATtgagttttccaaatcccGCGAGCACGAGCACCATGCAGCTGCCACTGAGATTCTCGAGCAAATCTCCAATGTCAATCCTGATGTTTTTAAATTCCATATCCGCTCATTGTCGCACTTGTGCCGTGCAGAAATAGAAGCAGAAACAGAAGCAGAAAGAGAGGCAGAGACGAAACCAAAGGAAGATAACTTCACCATTCTTCGGACCATGTATCACTTTATCAAGAAATACCCCAATTCAATGCCACCAGAAGTGAGCTTTTTGGAAACTTTAAAGGAGCTCGCTGTAAAGGGGCTGCCTGACCTGGCAAAGTATGCGTTGAAACTAATTGGCAGAAGCGAAAGCAAGGAACTCTGCTGTGCGGCAATTGCAGCCAAGATTTTCCCACTCGATATTGAAAGGGACCATCTTTTCGCAACTCATTTGAGCTCCTTTGCCGAAATGTTTCTCGTGGATAGGTTCTCGGTGTCAAAGACCGAAGTTGAGGCTATTCCTTACATCATCAAAAATGTGCTCCTCCAGAACTCGGAGCACGACAAGGCATCCAACCTCAAATTGCTAGCATTGAGAACTTTGATCAACCTGCTCAGGAGTGCAAGTGTCGCCCATGACACCGAACTCGCTAGAGAAAAAGCGGCTCCGGtaatcaagttgttgatttccaTCATTGGGAACCTGGGTGAAATCGTGAGCGACTCCAACCCGACATGGCCAACTCCCGATGACTACAAGATAAAGCTCCGCTTGGCAGCCGGTgagaacttgttgaagttgactcAATTACCAGTCTACAACGAAGTGATTTTATCACCGACTTTGCGGAAATTGTGTTTTTTGgtcaatgatgatgagctAAGCGTGCGACAAAAATTTGTCGAGAGGTTACGGCAGAAACTTGCCGAAGAGGCAATCAGCGAAAAGTATCTCCCGCTCGTGTTCTTTAGCGCATCCGACCCCaatgaagagttgaaaacaGAAACGACTCGCTGGATCAGCTCGATGCTCAGAAGAAGCGAGGCTAAaaacaacttgaagtttgaaaaagcctTGGTGCGGTTGATCCATGGTTTGGCGCATAATGAAGTGTTTGAAGCGATCCTTTTGAAGAATGTGGAAAGTGAAAGCGATCCGTCACAGAGGCAACTCAATGCGTACATTTTCGCGTCGGTTTACTTGATCTATTACGTGCAATTGGTTGCAAAGTCGGAGAACATTTCCCTTTTATACTACTTTGCAAGCAGAGTCAAGCAGCACCGGGACGCGGCGATTGCCTCTTGCGAATACGAAAAGCGAGAACCATCTGAAGAGGTTTTGAGCATTTACAGAATTGCAGAGTTGGCTCAATTGATTCTAAAGATGTACAGCGATCATCGGAACTGGCCCATTTACACTTGGTCCGATAAAATCAAGTTGCCCCAGGAATTGTACGCGCTAATGACCACGTCTCAGGAGGCGCAACGGATTGTTTCGCAAATCTTTATTCCTGAAAATGTCCAGGAGCCATTGGCAAtggaaatcaaaaaaacaatgGTGGATAGTAAGCGAAAGCGCAACGATAATGAatccagcaccaccagtaccaccaccaagcgtgccaagatgatgatgacccAAGTGAAAGTCAAGAAGACAAAGccaaaactgaaaaagCCGAAAAGGCCCATTAAGAAGGTTGTGTTCGCTGAGCCAACCAGAAAGAGTGCTAGGGCTTCTGCGCAGGTCAATTATAGAGATCAAATGTCATCTGAAGAGCTGCTGGAATCAGAGAGCGATTTTTGAGTACTGctaataataataatgaTAATAAGAAAGATAAAGATAAAAGTAATGCATGTTGAGTTGAGTTGGATTTATTTTTGGACAAATTTCTAAGATTCCATCTCTTTAAGGGTCTGTATCTCGCCCTTCCCAGCCCAATCTTCACCTAGTATCCTCAACCTTGCAGCTGAGGGGTATTTCCGATCAGCCACCGCGTCGACAAATCGTACCACCATCAACTGCATAACTTTAACCGCCTGCTTTCCAAACGTCTCCAAAAAGCTTGCAGCAGTAGCTTCCCACCAATTAGCCAACAACTCGAAATGGGTATTCTTGATCAACAGCAATGGGGTGTTGAGTGTTCTCGCGACAAACTGCCAACTCGAATTGTCAGAGAAGATGCCGATTCCTTCATCGCTGAGACGAGTCATCACCGCCCACACGGTGCATATACCAGCGACACGCTCATCGTACTTGACCTCGTTCTCCCACTCGTTTTCGCCAATCCGTTTCCAGTTCATGCGCGCCCGACCTTCGACTGTAGTCATGGGATCGGTGAATCCAATGATGTAGGGGCATTTTTTGACAAATCTCGCCGCGAGAAAGTACTCAAACTCgggaaatttcaaaagcaagGTGAATGCTAGCGTCGCGAGCGGAGTAGCTGCATCTGGCCGTATACTGACTTCGCTCTCggcttgatcaacaatGGCCTTTGCCATGAAGTTGAGGATCCATTTGTAGGGCAACCCGTTTTCTCTTTGTACGGGTTCCACTAGCTCGACAACTTCCCGAATGATAAAGTTGGTATGCGAGGCGGAGTTTGAAAGTTGGCCAAACTTGGGGTTAATCTTGCGCTTGTATGCATTGActgactttttcaagtcttTATTTTGGTCAATTGCATTCTTGACGTTTTGCTTGATGTCTTCGATATCTTGTTTATATTTCAAGAATTGCTTTTCTATGGAGTTAAAGTTGGTGGAAAGGGCTGCTTTTTGAGCTTGGGCTGcttcttgcttctttttggcctgttcttgtttctccttcaactctGCAGCCTCGGCAGCTTTccgtttttgttcttgttcttgcttCAATTTTTCGGCTTCCTTGCGTATCCgttcctgttcttgttcgtCCCTGCGTCGTTTTTCAGCCTCTAGTCGCTGgcgctctttttcttcttctactctttgcttttcctCTTCGAGTCTTTTGATTCTAGCTTTTTCTTCGTCCAAACTGCGCTGTCTTGCCTCGGCTTCTAGTCGTAGCCTAGTCTTTTCAGTTTCAATGACACTCTTCACACGCAGGGCTTGCAATGTCAACCGCGACTGCAATTGCTCGCTGAGTTTCCAGATGTTGACTTTGGATAGCTCGTTTGTCGTTTTGACACTCTCCTCGGTGTGCGAGCGTCTTAGCCTTGCCTCGTTGGCTTTTTGCTCTATCCAGATGGTGGTGTAGTCATTGATGGCTTCATAGACGAAGCTAATCTCATCGTAATTTGTATTGGGGAGCACGCGAGGCACAACCGGATCTATTGAGACAACTCTAGCGGGATGGCGAGTTAGCGTGGTGACTGGTTCCGACATCAACTCGACTTCACATTCTTCCGGAAATGCAAACCGCATGGTCGCCAAAGGTCGGTCACTTTCTGAGgttctttgcttcttgcCGGCTGCCAACTTGGTTGGTATCAAGAAtatctgtgtgtgtgtgtgtcgaTGGTTGAGACTACCAAATGGCTTTTTTTGGAACCGTGAAAAATTTATTTCCCAAGATCAACCTCCAAGAAGTCGCCAAAAACCTtgccaaaaactttttacTGAGGTGGATAGATTAGGACCCAAAATGAATAGGACATTCACCCGTCAGTTCTCGCAAACTGGGGTATCACTAAGGCCAGGTTACTCGACGGTGCACCCCGTGCACCACTTGGTCAAAGTGGAGAAAGCGAAGTTGAAGCCCGGTTTGCAGAATTTGCTTCTCCCAAGGGACGATATAAGATCCGTGAAATACAAGCCTACGGAGATCTGCCAGGATCGAGTTGCCGAGCACTATAGAAACACGCTAGAATCGGATTTGCTATTACACTTTTACCAGCATAAAGCcgtcaaagttgaaggaAACAAGAAGAGGACATGGAGTAATGACTCGCCTCATAATTTGTTTCGGGGACTCAGAAAACCGCGGGGTGGAACTAGAGCCACCAAGGATAAGCATCCCATTACTGCTGAAAACGTGCCTCGGCTCACCAGTATAGCGTTGCACGCATACAACAAGAACGCATTAGAACACAACTGGCTAAACATCTCCACCAGGTTGCAGTTGTCGATCATCACCAACGTGAAAGCGAAACAAACCTACAACAAGCTGAACATCTTGCCTTGGAAAACGAGGGTGGGAAGACCGTGCGGGGCCAAAGTCGAGCTTGTGGATAGGGACATGAACCAGTTCATCAGCACCTTGACCGAGTTGGTCTTGCCCAGGATCAGAGCCTTCAAAGGTATCAGCTTTGGTTCCGGAGATCGAAACGGTAACATCAGTTTTGGTTTGAGTCCCGAAGATGTCCAATTTTTCCCCGAGTTTGAGCATTACCAGGAATTGTTTCCAAATTTGAATGGTATGGACATTACTTTCAAGACCACTGCTCAGACTGATGCTCAAGCAAAGACTTTATTGAGCGCTTACGGGTTCCCCTTTGCTAAGAACGATTAAAATATAAAGCTAGTTTTCAAGTAGACTATCTCTCCAATGTAAATAAAAGCAAAATGATCTACATAGATTCCAGTTCTTGAGATTCGAGATGATGAGTCACGTGCCGCGCTTACTAGGTTTACCTCTGTCTCGTTGCATATATCGAGGAGGATTCTCATATTCAACTCGAGAGTAGATAGATCACCAAGCAATCTGCCTCTAGAATAATCCCATGAGCAGCCTGCAAGGAAGAAGGAACAGCGGAGCCAAACcggcaaagaaaaaccatACTGGTACATCCAATGGGAACACGCATAAATGGGTGAGAGATCTACGCACCCTCCCTTCGGACCCTAGTTCAAAGGACTTTCTCAAATTGGAGTACATCGACGtcaatttgaacaactcGAGAAAGCTCATCACCAATATCCATGGGTTGCGTGCAGAGAGTGAAGAGTATGTCAAACTGATTGAGTCTCATACCAGGGGACGAATGGAAATGTTGAATCATGTGGCGAGGGAGTTGGACTGGTTAGACGAGCATAAAAGTCAATGAACAAGTTCAGCTCGACCACCTAACAAGACAACAAAGATACACACACAAGTCAGAAttcttgctttttctttttcttattTCTATGATTCTATATCTACTCCAGAATAATGATATTGGAAATGCAAAATGGAAATGgggggaaaagaaaaaaaagttctAAGTATCTTTGtatctatctatctatAAATTATGAACATGGGTCCTTCTGTCCTTGCTTGAACTACTGTCCGTGCCAGAgtcgtcctcgtcgtccGAGATTACAAACTCCTGCATTGCAATTGAATCAATCTTGTCATATTGACCATTGGTTTCCTCATCGGCGGTGGCTTGCGCGCTGGCGTCCTTCTGCTCGGGCTTGTACTTTAACACAACTATCGCATTTCCGATGATCAAAGCGATCCCCAAGAATGATAACATGCCTGGTAAGTGGTTCCATATTACCAAGTCCCACACTATGGCAAAGATCATCCCCGAGTAAGCCATAAGGGATG contains:
- a CDS encoding mitochondrial 54S ribosomal protein uL5m, which encodes MNRTFTRQFSQTGVSLRPGYSTVHPVHHLVKVEKAKLKPGLQNLLLPRDDIRSVKYKPTEICQDRVAEHYRNTLESDLLLHFYQHKAVKVEGNKKRTWSNDSPHNLFRGLRKPRGGTRATKDKHPITAENVPRLTSIALHAYNKNALEHNWLNISTRLQLSIITNVKAKQTYNKSNILPWKTRVGRPCGAKVELVDRDMNQFISTLTELVLPRIRAFKGISFGSGDRNGNISFGLSPEDVQFFPEFEHYQELFPNLNGMDITFKTTAQTDAQAKTLLSAYGFPFAKND